A single Perognathus longimembris pacificus isolate PPM17 chromosome 17, ASM2315922v1, whole genome shotgun sequence DNA region contains:
- the Slc25a35 gene encoding solute carrier family 25 member 35 isoform X2 codes for MDFLMSGLAACGACVFTNPLEVVKTRMQLQGELQAPGTYQRHYRNVFHAFFTIGKVDGLAALQKGLAPALFYQFLMNGIRLGTYGLAEAKGYLHTADGTLSPVHSAAAGALAGIMGAYLGSPIYMVKTHLQAQASSEIAVGHQYKHQIFPPQSWKVALAAAMVSGIAVVMAMTPFDVASTRLYNQPTDAQGKGLMYRGILDALLQTARTEGILGMYKGIGASYFRLGPHTILSLFFWDQLRSLYYTYTK; via the exons ATGGACTTCTTGATGAGTGGTCTAGCTGCCTGTGGGGCCTGTGTGTTCACCAATCCACTAGAGGTTGTGAAAACCAGAATGCAGTTGCAGGGAGAACTGCAAGCCCCAGGCACCTACCAGCGACACTATCGAAATGTCTTCCATGCCTTCTTCACCATCGGCAAGGTGGACGGCCTGGCTGCGCTGCAGAAAGGCCTGGCCCCTGCTCTCTTCTACCAATTCCTGATGAATGGCATCCGCCTAGGCACCTATGGGCTGGCTGAGGCTAAGGGCTACCTGCACACAGCTGATGGCACCCTGAGTCCGGTCCACAGTGCAGCAGCTGGGGCCCTGGCTGGAATCATGGGAGCCTATCTGGGGAGTCCCATCTACATg GTGAAGACCCACTTACAGGCACAAGCATCCTCTGAAATTGCTGTAGGGCACCAATATAAGCACCAG ATCTTTCCTCCCCAGAGCTGGAAGGTGGCTCTGGCAGCTGCCATGGTGAGTGGCATCGCTGTGGTCATGGCCATGACACCATTTGATGTGGCCAGTACCAGGCTCTATAACCAGCCCACAGATGCTCAGGGCAAG ggcctcatgtaccgGGGAATACTGGATGCTCTGCTGCAGACAGCTCGGACCGAGGGCATTTTGGGCATGTACAAGGGTATAGGTGCTTCCTACTTCCGCCTTGGGCCCCATACcatcctctcccttttcttttgggACCAGCTGCGCTCTCTCTACTATACATACACTAAATAA
- the Rangrf gene encoding ran guanine nucleotide release factor isoform X2, with protein MEPTRDFPLFGGAFSVILPPGAIDVSDLRPVPDNQEVFCHPETDQSLIVELLELQAHVRGEAAARYHFEDVGCVQGARIQQVESVQPLTLENLALRGCCQEAWLLSGKQQIAKGSQQVAKDVTLHQALLRLPQYQTDLLLTFNQPP; from the exons ATGGAACCCACAAGAGACTTCCCATTGTTTGGGGGCGCCTTCTCCGTCATCCTCCCTCCTGGGGCTATCGATGTAAG CGACCTGCGGCCGGTTCCGGACAATCAAGAAGTTTTCTGCCATCCCGAGACCGACCAGAGCCTGATCGTGGAACTTCTGGAGCTGCAGGCCCACGTGCGGGGCGAAGCGGCCGCCCG GTACCATTTTGAGGACGTCGGCTGCGTTCAGGGGGCTAGGATCCAGCAGGTGGAGTCGGTGCAGCCCCTCACTTTGGAGAACCTGGCCCTGAGGGGCTGCTGCCAAGAAGCCTGGCTCCTCTCTGGGAAACAGCAGATAGCTAAAGGGAGCCAGCAG GTAGCCAAGGATGTGACACTACATCAGGCTTTGCTTCGGCTGCCCCAGTACCAAACTGATCTCTTGCTCACCTTCAACCAACCCCcgtaa
- the Rangrf gene encoding ran guanine nucleotide release factor isoform X1, whose product MEPTRDFPLFGGAFSVILPPGAIDVSDLRPVPDNQEVFCHPETDQSLIVELLELQAHVRGEAAARYHFEDVGCVQGARIQQVESVQPLTLENLALRGCCQEAWLLSGKQQIAKGSQQVAKDVTLHQALLRLPQYQTDLLLTFNQPPTENRSSLGPENLSPPPWSLSNFEQLVTSLTLHDPNIFGPQ is encoded by the exons ATGGAACCCACAAGAGACTTCCCATTGTTTGGGGGCGCCTTCTCCGTCATCCTCCCTCCTGGGGCTATCGATGTAAG CGACCTGCGGCCGGTTCCGGACAATCAAGAAGTTTTCTGCCATCCCGAGACCGACCAGAGCCTGATCGTGGAACTTCTGGAGCTGCAGGCCCACGTGCGGGGCGAAGCGGCCGCCCG GTACCATTTTGAGGACGTCGGCTGCGTTCAGGGGGCTAGGATCCAGCAGGTGGAGTCGGTGCAGCCCCTCACTTTGGAGAACCTGGCCCTGAGGGGCTGCTGCCAAGAAGCCTGGCTCCTCTCTGGGAAACAGCAGATAGCTAAAGGGAGCCAGCAG GTAGCCAAGGATGTGACACTACATCAGGCTTTGCTTCGGCTGCCCCAGTACCAAACTGATCTCTTGCTCACCTTCAACCAACCCCc AACTGAAAACAGGTCATCTCTTGGTCCTGAAAATCTGTCACCTCCACCCTGGAGCCTGAGTAACTTTGAACAACTAGTGACCAGTCTGACCCTTCACGATCCCAACATCTTTGGTCCTCAGTAA
- the Slc25a35 gene encoding solute carrier family 25 member 35 isoform X1, translating to MDFLMSGLAACGACVFTNPLEVVKTRMQLQGELQAPGTYQRHYRNVFHAFFTIGKVDGLAALQKGLAPALFYQFLMNGIRLGTYGLAEAKGYLHTADGTLSPVHSAAAGALAGIMGAYLGSPIYMVKTHLQAQASSEIAVGHQYKHQGMFQALTEIGQKHGLVGLWRGALGGLPRVAVGSSTQLCTFSSTKDLLSQWEIFPPQSWKVALAAAMVSGIAVVMAMTPFDVASTRLYNQPTDAQGKGLMYRGILDALLQTARTEGILGMYKGIGASYFRLGPHTILSLFFWDQLRSLYYTYTK from the exons ATGGACTTCTTGATGAGTGGTCTAGCTGCCTGTGGGGCCTGTGTGTTCACCAATCCACTAGAGGTTGTGAAAACCAGAATGCAGTTGCAGGGAGAACTGCAAGCCCCAGGCACCTACCAGCGACACTATCGAAATGTCTTCCATGCCTTCTTCACCATCGGCAAGGTGGACGGCCTGGCTGCGCTGCAGAAAGGCCTGGCCCCTGCTCTCTTCTACCAATTCCTGATGAATGGCATCCGCCTAGGCACCTATGGGCTGGCTGAGGCTAAGGGCTACCTGCACACAGCTGATGGCACCCTGAGTCCGGTCCACAGTGCAGCAGCTGGGGCCCTGGCTGGAATCATGGGAGCCTATCTGGGGAGTCCCATCTACATg GTGAAGACCCACTTACAGGCACAAGCATCCTCTGAAATTGCTGTAGGGCACCAATATAAGCACCAG GGCATGTTTCAGGCACTAACGGAGATTGGCCAGAAACATGGTCTGGTGGGGTTATGGCGTGGGGCCTTGGGAGGCCTGCCCAGAGTTGCCGTCGGTTCCTCTACCCAGCTGTGCACCTTCTCATCCACCAAGGACCTCTTGAGCCAGTGGGAG ATCTTTCCTCCCCAGAGCTGGAAGGTGGCTCTGGCAGCTGCCATGGTGAGTGGCATCGCTGTGGTCATGGCCATGACACCATTTGATGTGGCCAGTACCAGGCTCTATAACCAGCCCACAGATGCTCAGGGCAAG ggcctcatgtaccgGGGAATACTGGATGCTCTGCTGCAGACAGCTCGGACCGAGGGCATTTTGGGCATGTACAAGGGTATAGGTGCTTCCTACTTCCGCCTTGGGCCCCATACcatcctctcccttttcttttgggACCAGCTGCGCTCTCTCTACTATACATACACTAAATAA